One genomic window of Coregonus clupeaformis isolate EN_2021a unplaced genomic scaffold, ASM2061545v1 scaf0011, whole genome shotgun sequence includes the following:
- the LOC121585129 gene encoding zinc finger protein 131, protein MADEDEVECGSEFPALYKVMLDKLNEQRQLDQFTDITLIVDGHHFRAHKAVLAACSQFFHKFFQDFTQEPLVEIEGVSNSAFRQLMEFTYTATLAVSGPEEVNDVWKAAEYLQMQEAIKALNNRMSDGTPFSPSQALAAGKSNAKKRKPAETFSMITETLQSVVGEQVEIEVEIGEGAIEVEETGMEEVVDAARNAQAASDDSALALLADITSKYQQGGPMLHVVKKEGLEEEIQEEVYQEETVTAPKTLEGLEVVEVQISQLDNMFRCNKCDRSFRLYYHLKQHMRAHVATLDKPHVCCHCGKAYMREAALKQHLNTLHYEAEELSRSQSQKKKMHVCDYCDKQFDHFGHFKEHLRKHTGEKPFECPDCHERFARNSTLKCHMAACQNGAGAKKGRKKLYECQVCSSVFNSWEMFKDHLTTHTGEKPNHCTMCDLWFTQPHDLRRHLRDLHSVTDDTLMAQELDIGAMATQEEVAGEEDEEGGESETLLLEDGMRVEHVTVEPVDVVAMEETDMVVEEVTEMCEEDMERLKEAGVEIRVVQVSAEGQVNSEIQVEEESQQTVDV, encoded by the exons ATGGCGGATGAGGATGAGGTGGAGTGTGGCAGTGAGTTCCCAGCCCTCTATAAAGTCATGCTGGACAAACTGAATGAACAGAGACAGTTGGACCAGTTCACAGACATCACTCTCATAGTGGACG GGCACCATTTCAGGGCTCATAAGGCAGTGTTGGCAGCATGCAGTCAGTTCTTCCACAAGTTCTTCCAGGACTTCACACAGGAGCCACTAGTGGAGATTGAAG GAGTGAGTAACTCAGCCTTCCGCCAGCTGATGGAGTTTACGTACACGGCTACACTTGCCGTCAGTGGGCCAGAGGAGGTCAACGACGTGTGGAAGGCAGCAGAGTACCTCCAGATGCAGGAGGCCATCAAGGCCCTCAACAACAG GATGAGTGATGGCACTCCCTTCAGCCCGTCCCAGGCCCTGGCGGCAGGGAAGAGCAATGCCAAAAAGAGGAAGCCAGCTGAGACTTTTAGCATGATCACTGAGACTCTTCAGTCAGTGGTGGGGGAGCAG GTGGAGATTGAGGTGGAGATCGGGGAGGGGGCCATCGAGGTGGAGGAGACTGGTATGGAGGAGGTGGTAGACGCTGCTCGGAACGCCCAGGCAGCCTCGGACGACTCGGCCCTGGCACTGCTCGCTGATATCACCAGCAAGTACCAGCAGGGGGGGCCAATGCTGCACGTGGTGAAGAAGGAAGGACTGGAGGAG gagatcCAGGAGGAGGTGTATCAGGAGGAGACGGTGACAGCTCCCAAGACTCTCGAGGGCCTGGAGGTGGTCGAGGTCCAGATCTCTCAGCTGGACAACATGTTCCGCTGCAACAAATGTGACCGCAGCTTCCGTCTCTACTACCACCTCAAACAGCACATGCGCGCGCACGTGGCCACCCTGGACAAGCCGCATGTGTGTTGCCACTGCGGTAAGGCGTACATGCGGGAGGCGGCACTGAAACAGCACCTGAACACGTTACATTACGAGGCAGAGGAGCTGTCGCGCAGCCAGTCCCAGAAGAAAAAGATGCACGTGTGCGATTACTGTGACAAGCAGTTTGACCACTTTGGACACTTCAAGGAGCACTTACGAAAGCACACTG GTGAGAAGCCGTTTGAGTGTCCAGACTGCCATGAGCGCTTTGCCAGGAACAGCACATTGAAATGTCACATGGCTGCCTGTCAAAACGGCGCCGGGGCCAAGAAGGGACGAAAGAAACTCTACGAATGTCAG GTGTGCAGCAGTGTTTTCAACAGCTGGGAGATGTTTAAAGACCACCTGACGacccacacaggagagaagcccaaCCACTGCACCATGTGTGACCTCTGGTTCACCCAGCCCCACGACCTGCGCCGACACCTCCGCGACCTGCACAGCGTCACAGACGACACGCTGATGGCCCAGGAACTGGACATCGGCGCCATGGCAACGCAAGAGGAAGTGGCtggggaggaggacgaggagggaggtgagagcgAGACCCTCTTACTGGAGGACGGGATGAGGGTGGAGCATGTTACCGTGGAGCCTGTAGACGTGGTAGCCATGGAGGAAACGGACATGGTGGTGGAAGAGGTGACGGAGATGTGTGAGGAGGACATGGAGCGATTGAAGGAGGCAGGGGTGGAGATCCGGGTGGTGCAGGTGTCAGCAGAGGGACAGGTGAACTCTGAGATCCAGGTGGAGGAGGAATCACAACAGACTGTGGATGTATGA